The proteins below are encoded in one region of Candidatus Binataceae bacterium:
- a CDS encoding antibiotic biosynthesis monooxygenase: MAIYLSMQMVRFSSTDGYEKFKTVFSDVRNHLKTLPGFMHLTWWVHPDDPTWYNEVSFWASKEALTDWHMNIYHKNAKEWAARSGAIMEDIITNFELASTRLLRICPCCGKGQDKPFNLKQAQKVLHEPCPACDFHFPVMAEQPTSFAVFKDVE, translated from the coding sequence ATGGCGATATACCTGAGTATGCAGATGGTCCGTTTTTCGAGCACCGATGGTTACGAGAAGTTCAAAACCGTTTTCAGCGACGTCCGCAATCATTTAAAAACGCTCCCGGGTTTCATGCACCTGACTTGGTGGGTCCACCCGGACGATCCCACCTGGTACAACGAAGTTAGTTTCTGGGCGAGCAAGGAAGCGCTGACTGACTGGCACATGAACATCTACCACAAAAATGCCAAGGAGTGGGCTGCAAGATCGGGTGCGATCATGGAAGACATCATCACGAACTTCGAACTGGCTAGCACCCGCCTGCTGCGCATCTGTCCGTGCTGTGGGAAGGGCCAGGACAAGCCGTTCAATTTGAAGCAGGCGCAGAAGGTACTCCACGAACCATGCCCTGCGTGCGACTTCCACTTCCCGGTGATGGCGGAACAGCCGACCAGCTTTGCCGTCTTCAAAGACGTTGAGTGA